Proteins from one Cydia fagiglandana chromosome 13, ilCydFagi1.1, whole genome shotgun sequence genomic window:
- the LOC134670164 gene encoding EF-hand domain-containing family member C2-like, whose amino-acid sequence MAMRNPRLPMLPGYGANPLIGRTKFGVRPIFTTIDKVNMLVDKAPEENIVPSLYARKQAPELPTWIMYDKNILRFEAYFQQTLHEMRSSSSVLRKVNIFFFLEDGTIKVVEPRTENSGTSQGTIICRQRIRLPHSYDVYYDVLDLNIGREVTFHGKVFKIVNCDNFTRVFLNRLGINVPDPINWPDAVERTLPKEKPPKHRPFRQFLDFDRQVLRFYGYWDDRASEFGTNHTLEIHYFLADDTIEIKETLPPNSGKEAGPMFLKRMRLPRKLPDHVEMTGGPLPASYSPADLSIGAVLNVFGRKVVLTDCDPFTEEYYRVTYGFDTFVPLPTPGAESHCVSTSVADRQLPPWNGYGSYEDSAENCRTVEPKAPHGDFMKFLHKDKVGFDSHVLRFAARLINDNPEDAGRYFIVKYFLCDDTMGIFELGERNSGFKGGKFFRRDKMYHPDVDFFVPKEPPSYTDKDMWIGNELVIRKHRFRLFAADEYALRYMELHAKEYPMANVPLIMDKIRRTLAGKENGYKDFVAKYMGAVLPNNKDLMTTRCFKQALKEIMCEKMTEHEFITLIRYFRGDPGQESSPRREMIRSLVFSDLTRGLWDDRARLQEGLLHADEDKLGILPVPRLRQLLRAHRLPINPDLMECMLEVLEKDENCNIRYDDLMSFLDFQTRPVYNLAEGDYQKVVRHAPPVKFTECKRWADVDTIIKEGYVNWSAFLCQLNMDHLVKDPQP is encoded by the exons ATGGCCATGAGAAATCCAAGACTACCGATGTTACCCGGTTACGGCGCCAACCCCTTG ATTGGGAGAACCAAATTTGGTGTACGTCCAATTTTCACGACGATCGACAAAGTTAACATGTTAGTCGATAAAGCACCTGAAGAAAACATCGTGCCCTCGCTGTACGCTCGAAAGCAAGCCCCGGAGCTACCTACCTGGATCATGTACGATAAGAAC ATACTGCGTTTCGAAGCGTATTTCCAACAGACGCTGCACGAGATGCGATCTTCGTCCAGCGTGCTTCGCAAGGTGAATATATTCTTCTTCCTTGAAGATGGTACGATCAAGGTTGTGGAACCACGGACAGAAAACAGTGGGACGTCGCAAG gaACAATTATATGTAGACAACGAATCCGACTTCCGCACAGCTACGACGTGTATTACGATGTACTCGATTTGAATATTGGAAGAGAGGTCACTTTTCACGGAAAAGTGTTTAAA atAGTGAATTGCGACAATTTCACTAGAGTATTCTTAAATCGCCTTGGGATCAATGTACCAGATCCTATAAACTGGCCGGACGCTGTTGAA AGAACTCTACCTAAAGAAAAACCGCCCAAACATAGGCCGTTTCGCCAATTCCTGGATTTTGACAGACAAGTGTTAAG ATTTTACGGTTATTGGGACGACCGCGCGTCAGAATTTGGTACCAATCATACACTCGAGATACATTACTTCTTGGCTGACGACACAATCGAGATTAAAGAAACGCTTCCACCAAACTCCGGAAAGGAAGCAGGACCAATGTTCCTGAAGAGAATGCGACTGCCCAGA AAACTGCCAGACCACGTGGAAATGACGGGTGGTCCCCTTCCGGCTTCGTACAGCCCAGCAGATTTAAGCATCGGAGCAGTCTTGAATGTGTTTGGACGGAAGGTCGTATTAACGGATTGTGATCCTTTTACTGAGGAATATTATCGCGTCACATATGGATTCG ATACATTTGTGCCTCTGCCGACACCGGGCGCGGAATCCCATTGTGTGAGCACTAGCGTGGCGGATCGTCAACTCCCACCATGGAATGGCTACGGCTCGTATGAAGACTCTGCTGAGAATTGTCGCACTGTTGAACCTAAGGCTCCGCATGGAGATTTCATGAAGTTTCTTCACAAGGATAA ggttggctTCGATTCGCATGTTCTTCGCTTCGCTGCACGGCTTATTAATGACAATCCTGAAGACGCAGGGCGATATTTCATTGTAAAATACTTCTTGTGTGACGACACCATGGGCATATTCGAACTAGGCGAAAGGAATTCCGGATTTAAG GGTGGTAAATTCTTTCGACGTGATAAGATGTATCACCCGGACGTGGACTTCTTCGTGCCGAAAGAGCCACCCTCGTACACCGACAAGGATATGTGGATCGGCAACGAACTTGTCATCCGCAAGCATCGCTTTAGACTCTTTGCTGCCGATGAGTACGCCTTGCGGTATATGGAGCTACATGCTAAAGAG TATCCAATGGCTAACGTACCACTGATTATGGACAAGATTCGACGTACTTTGGCGGGCAAGGAAAATGGCTACAAGGACTTTGTTGCAAAATACATGGGCGCTGTGTTGCCGAATAATAAAGATTTAATGACGACGCGTTGTTTCAA ACAAGCACTGAAAGAAATAATGTGTGAAAAAATGACAGAACATGAATTTATAACATTGATCCGATATTTCCGTGGTGATCCCGGGCAAGAGTCCAGCCCAAGAAGGGAAATGATCAG GTCTTTGGTGTTCTCGGACCTGACGCGAGGCCTATGGGACGATCGTGCGCGACTGCAGGAAGGCCTGCTACACGCCGACGAGGACAAATTGGGAATATTGCCCGTTCCACGCTTACGTCAGTTATTGCGTGCGCATCGCCTGCCCATCAACCCTGACCTTATGGAATGCATGCTCGAAGT ATTGGAGAAAGATGAGAACTGTAACATTCGCTACGACGACCTGATGTCGTTCCTGGACTTCCAAACTCGACCGGTCTACAACCTCGCCGAGGGAGACTACCAGAAAGTGGTGCGACATGCGCCCCCTGTTAAATTTACTGAG tGCAAAAGGTGGGCAGATGTGGACACTATAATTAAGGAGGGCTACGTCAACTGGAGCGCCTTCCTCTGCCAACTGAACATGGACCATCTTGTTAAAGATCCTCAGCCTTAA